One Oryza glaberrima chromosome 10, OglaRS2, whole genome shotgun sequence DNA segment encodes these proteins:
- the LOC127753151 gene encoding protein NRT1/ PTR FAMILY 6.3-like — protein MAMVLPETAAEGKALTDAWDYKGRPAGRAATGGWGCAAMILGAELFERMTTLGIAVNLVPYMTGTMHLGNAAAANTVTNFIGTSFMLCLLGGFVADTYLGRYLTIAIFEAVQATGVMILTISTAAPGLRPPACGDPKGASAECVAADGTQLGVLYLGLYLTALGTGGLKSSVSGFGSDQFDESDVDGERKKMMRFFNWFYFFVSLGALLAVTVLVYVQDNVGRRWGYGICAAGILAGLAVFLSGTRRYRFKKLVGSPLTQVAAVTAAAWSKRSLPLPSDPDMLYDVDDAAAAGHDVKGKQRLPHSKECRFLDHAAIIDRSAAESPATASKWRLCTRTDVEEVKQVVRMLPIWATTIMFWTIHAQMTTFAVAQAELMDRRLAGGFLIPAGSLTVFLIASILLTVPFYDRLVVPVARRATANPHGLTPLQRVFVGLSLSIAGMAVAAAVERHRATASASAAAAAPTVFLLMPQFLLVGAGEAFTYMGQLDFFLRECPKGMKTMSTGLFLSTCAIGFFFSTLLVTIVHKVTGHGARGGGWLADNLDDGRLDYFYWLLAVISAINLVLFTVAARGYVYKEKRLADAGIELADEETIAVGH, from the exons atGGCGATGGTGttgccggagacggcggcggaggggaaggcGCTGACGGACGCGTGGGACTACaaggggaggccggcggggagggcggcCACCGGCGGGTGGGGCTGCGCGGCGATGATCCTCGGGGCGGAGCTGTTCGAGCGGATGACGACGCTGGGCATCGCCGTCAACCTGGTGCCGTACATGACCGGGACGATGCACCTcggcaatgccgccgccgccaacacggTCACCAACTTCATCGGCACCTCCTTCATGCTCTGCCTCCTCGGCGGCTTCGTCGCCGACACCTACCTCGGCCGCTACCTCACCATCGCCATCTTCGAGGCCGTCCAGGCCACCGGCGTGATGATACTCACGatctccacggcggcgccggggctgcggccgccggcgtgcgGCGACCCGAAGGGGGCGAGCGCGGAGTGCGTGGCGGCGGACGGGACGCAGCTCGGGGTGCTCTACCTGGGGCTCTACCTGACGGCGCTGGGCACGGGGGGGCTCAAGTCCAGCGTCTCCGGCTTCGGCTCCGACCAGTTCGACGAGtccgacgtcgacggcgagaggaagaagatgatgcgCTTCTTCAACTGGTTCTACTTCTTCGTCAGCCTCGGCGCGCTGCTCGCCGTCACCGTACTGGTGTACGTGCAGGACAACGTCGGACGCCGGTGGGGGTACGGCATCTGCGCCGCCGGcatcctcgccggcctcgccgtgtTCCTCTCCGGGACCAGGAGGTACAGGTTCAAGAAGCTGGTGGGGAGCCCCCTCACccaggtcgccgccgtcaccgccgccgcctggagcAAGaggtcgctgccgctgccgtccgACCCAGACATGCTCTacgacgtcgacgacgccgccgccgccggccatgacGTCAAGGGCAAGCAGAGGCTGCCACACAGCAAGGAGTGCCG GTTCCTGGACCATGCGGCGATCATCGACAGGTCGGCGGCggagtcgccggcgacggcgagcaagTGGAGGCTGTGCACGAGGACGGACGTGGAGGAGGTGAAGCAGGTGGTGCGGATGCTCCCCATCTGGGCGACCACCATCATGTTCTGGACCATCCACGCCCAGATGACCACCTTCGCCGTCGCGCAGGCCGAGCTcatggaccgccgcctcgccggcggcttcCTCATCCCGGCGGGCTCCCTCACCGTCTTCCTCATCGCCTCCATCCTCCTCACCGTCCCCTTCTACGACCGCCTCGTCGTCCCCGTCGCGCGCCGCGCCACGGCCAACCCGCACGGCCTCACCCCGCTCCAGCGCGTCTTCGTgggcctctccctctccatcgccggcatggccgtcgccgccgccgtcgagcgccaccgcgccaccgcctccgcctccgccgccgccgccgcgcccacggtGTTCCTCCTCATGCCGCAgttcctcctcgtcggcgccggcgaggcgttcACCTACATGGGCCAGCTCGACTTCTTCCTCCGCGAGTGCCCCAAGGGGATGAAGACCATGAGCACGGGCCTCTTCCTCAGCACCTGCGCCATCGGCTTCTTCTTCAGCACGCTGCTCGTCACCATCGTCCACAAGGTCACCGGCCatggcgcccgcggcggcggctggctcgcCGACAACCTCGACGACGGCAGGCTCGACTACTTCTACTGGCTGCTCGCCGTCATCAGCGCCATCAACCTCGTCCtcttcaccgtcgccgccaggGGGTACGTCTACAAGGAGAagcgcctcgccgacgccggcatcgagctcgccgacgaggAGACCATCGCCGTCGGCCACTAA
- the LOC127752550 gene encoding oxysterol-binding protein-related protein 1B-like, whose translation MRAREMHPLCCLVADCALGGGGGGGGGEGGGGDCSPTKAAVGGEEEVVAVAGVLYKWTNIGKGWRPRWFAIRGGVLAYSKIRRRVAAEPPPEAAAAAAAKGVRLIGVPRGGVGDQPIGFVPLKISSFSESKSDDKRFYIITPTKTLQLRTGSAKDRVAWIEALVSARSEYSLNGGVPCDQNEGSFSTEKLRNRLHAEGVGEATIKDCEQIIHSEFSQYHTQMKQRCEDYLNFIGSLPRELEVVNSGDASAIEKPQSELFKHDCSSSGKCSEYSNTESSDDAGKQEVGQLSDEDEFHFYDTRQSFSDTAASPDLKMRCSNSGSGAHKFGELLAIDKTDEYLLSSSKRRSELPVPIEKEKGVSLWSMIKDNVGKDLTRVCLPVYFNEPLSSLQKCFEDLEYSNLLDHAYEYGSRGNGLMRILYVAAFAVSGYASTDSRPCKPFNPLLGETYEADYPEKGIRFFSEKVSHHPMVMACHCEGKGWKFWGDSNLKSKFWGQSIQLDPSGVLTLQFDDGETFQWSKVTTTINNLIIGRVYCHHHGTMNISGNRQYSCKLTFKEQSFLDRNPRQVQGLVTDANGTKVAFLMGKWDESMSCIIGDDASKVNSRNANQSTGATLLWEKNVPPANPTRYNLSSFAITLNELTPGLKEKLPPTDSRLRPDQRHLENGEYEKANSEKLRLETRQRMARKMQESGWKPRWFQRDTEDGTFRYVGGYWEAREQRKWVGCNDIFGNNVSTLCTSASI comes from the exons GAGATGCACCCGCTGTGCTGCCTCGTCGCCGACTGCGCGttgggtggaggcggcggagggggaggtggtgaggggggaggaggagactgCTCGccgacgaaggcggcggtggggggagaggaggaggtggtggcggtggcgggggtgCTGTACAAGTGGACCAACATCGGGAAGgggtggcggccgcggtggtTCGCGATCCGGGGCGGCGTCCTGGCCTACTCCAagatccgccgccgcgtcgccgccgagccgcctcccgaggccgccgccgccgccgcagccaaaGGCGTCAGGCTCATCGGCGTGccacgcggcggcgtcggggaccAGCCCATCGGATTCGTCCCTCTCAAG ATCTCATCATTTAGCGAAAGTAAATCGGATGATAAACGGTTCTACATCATTACCCCAACCAAGACGCTTCAGCTGAGGACTGGCTCTGCTAAGGACCGTGTGGCTTGGATTGAAGCACTTGTTTCTGCGAGGAGTGAATATTCTCTTAACGGGGGTGTACCGTGTGACCAGAATGAGGGATCATTTTCCACTGAAAAGCTTAGGAATCGCTTGCATGCTGAAGGTGTTGGTGAGGCAACTATTAAAGACTGTGAACAGATCATTCACTCAGAATTTTCACAGTATCACACTCAGATGAAGCAACGGTGTGAAGACTATTTAAACTTCATTGGCAGTCTTCCAAGGGAACTTGAG GTAGTTAATTCGGGAGATGCATCTGCTATTGAGAAGCCACAGTCGGAGTTGTTCAAACATGACTGTTCCAGCTCTGGAAAATGTAGTG AGTACAGCAACACTGAATCTTCTGATGATGCTGGCAAACAAGAGGTAGGGCAGTTGTCAGATGAGGATGAGTTTCATTTCTATGATACAAGGCAAAGTTTCAGTGACACTGCTGCAAGTCCTGACTTGAAAATGAGATGTTCAAATAGTGGGAGTGGAGCTCACAAGTTTGGTGAATTACTAGCTATCGACAAGACGGATGAATACTTATTGTCATCTTCAAAACGCCGTTCAGAGTTACCCGTACCAATAGAAAAGGAGAAAGGTGTTAGCCTTTGGTCAATGATCAAAGATAATGTTGGCAAGGATCTTACAAGAGTCTGTCTTCCTGTTTACTTTAATGAACCATTGTCTTCTCTTCAAAAGTGCTTTGAAGATTTGGAGTATTCCAATTTACTGGATCATGCATATGAATATGGTTCAAGG GGAAACGGGCTGATGAGAATTCTTTATGTTGCTGCATTTGCTGTCTCTGGATATGCTTCCACGGATTCTCGCCCCTGCAAACCTTTCAATCCATTGTTGGGGGAAACATACGAAGCTGATTATCCTGAAAAAGGGATCCGTTTCTTCTCTGAAAAG GTTAGTCATCATCCGATGGTCATGGCATGCCATTGTGAAGGGAAAGGTTGGAAATTTTGGGGTGACAGCAATCTAAAGAGCAAATTTTGGGGGCAGTCCATTCAACTCGATCCTAGCGGTGTGCTAACTCTACAGTTTGATGATGGAGAAACTTTCCAGTGGAGTAAG GTTACGACAACAATTAATAACCTTATCATTGGCCGAGTCTATTGCCATCACCATGGCACGATGAACATAAGTGGAAACAGGCAATATTCATGTAAGCTGACTTTCAAAGAGCAATCCTTCCTCGATCGTAATCCTCGCCAG GTTCAAGGACTTGTTACGGATGCTAATGGGACCAAAGTTGCATTCTTGATGGGAAAGTGGGACGAGAGCATGTCTTGCATCATTGGTGATGATGCTTCTAAAGTGAACTCCCGTAATGCAAATCAGAGTACGGGTGCCACTTTATTGTGGGAGAAAAATGTGCCTCCAGCCAATCCCACTCGATATAACCTGTCATCATTTGCAATCACTTTGAACGAGCTGACACCAGGTCTTAAG GAGAAGCTTCCACCAACGGATTCAAGACTCAGGCCAGATCAGCGGCATCTAGAGAATGGGGAGTACGAGAAGGCTAACTCTGAAAAATTGCGCCTGGAGACGAGGCAGAGGATG GCAAGGAAGATGCAGGAGAGTGGTTGGAAGCCAAGATGGTTCCAAAGGGACACAGAGGATGGAACATTCCGTTATGTCGGAGGTTACTGGGAGGCAAGGGAGCAGAGGAAATGGGTTGGTTGCAATGACATATTCGGCAATAATGTGTCCACTCTTTGCACCAGCGCAAGTATATAG